In Xiphophorus maculatus strain JP 163 A chromosome 15, X_maculatus-5.0-male, whole genome shotgun sequence, the following are encoded in one genomic region:
- the LOC102218464 gene encoding cysteine-rich protein 2-like — translation MASKCPKCDKTVYFAEKVSSLGKDWHKFCLKCERCNKTLNPGGHAEHDGKPYCHKPCYAALFGPKGVNIGGAGSYMYDAPVNEAPAAVSMATLGKPEEEKRATRGPVKAASFSSFSGGPNICPRCNKTVYFAEKVSSLGKNWHRPCLRCERCSKTLAPGSHAEHDGQPYCHKPCYAVLFGPKGVNTGGVGSYIYDEPEAEAQP, via the exons ATGGCGTCAAAGTGTCCAAAATGCGACAAGACGGTGTATTTCG CGGAGAAGGTTTCCTCTTTGGGAAAAGACTGGCATAAATTCTGCCTGAAATGTGAGCGCTGCAACAAGACGCTGAACCCCGGCGGCCATGCTGAG CATGATGGGAAACCGTATTGCCACAAGCCCTGCTACGCTGCCCTCTTTGGACCAAAAG GTGTGAACATCGGCGGAGCTGGCTCCTACATGTACGACGCTCCTGTCAACGAGGCCCCGGCAgccgtttccatggcaacacttGGCAAAccggaggaggagaaaagagcCACACGGGGACCAGTGAAGG CTGCGAGCTTTTCGTCTTTCTCCGGCGGACCAAACATCTGCCCCAGATGCAACAAGACGGTGTACTTCG CTGAGAAGGTGTCGTCTCTGGGAAAGAACTGGCACCGGCCCTGCCTTCGCTGTGAGAGGTGCAGTAAGACTCTGGCTCCAGGGAGCCATGCAGAG CATGATGGACAGCCTTACTGCCACAAACCCTGCTACGCTGTGCTGTTTGGACCCAAAG GTGTGAACACCGGAGGCGTGGGCAGCTACATCTACGACGAACCTGAAGCCGAAGCTCAGCCTTAA